In the genome of Bacteroidota bacterium, the window AATGAACAAAATCACACAATTCATCATCCTTACATTCGCAATCTTTATTTTTAACTCTTGTTCTCAAAACACTCAGATTGCCAATCTCTCACCTCTGGAATTTCAAGCGGCTTTTCAAAAAGATGCCGCCAACGCAATTCTGTTGGATGTGCGCACACCGCAAGAATTCAGCGTAAGCCGTATTGACGGAGCTGTTAACATGGATGTTAACGACCCAAATTTTGAAAAACAAATCGAAACCTTAGATAAAAATAAAATCATTTATGTCTATTGCCTATCCGGCTCCAGAAGCAAAGAAGCTGGAAATATACTTGCAAAAAAAGGATTTACAGTCAAAGAACTCAATCAAGGTATCCTTGGTTGGCGCAACAGCGGTTTACCTACCATAAACACAGACCCTGCTACAGGCGAAAAAAGACTTTCTGTTTCTGAAAAATTCTATGAAGAAATCAAAGGAAGCAAGTTGGTAATGGTTGATTTTTATGCCGATTGGTGCAGACCTTGTAAAATGATGGAACCCGATGTAAACCGTATCAAACAAG includes:
- the trxA gene encoding thioredoxin encodes the protein MNKITQFIILTFAIFIFNSCSQNTQIANLSPLEFQAAFQKDAANAILLDVRTPQEFSVSRIDGAVNMDVNDPNFEKQIETLDKNKIIYVYCLSGSRSKEAGNILAKKGFTVKELNQGILGWRNSGLPTINTDPATGEKRLSVSEKFYEEIKGSKLVMVDFYADWCRPCKMMEPDVNRIKQERASDVTVLKINTDNETALAEKYKISSIPTLIMFKNNELLYEQAGLHTYDQINDLINKYK